The following proteins are encoded in a genomic region of Liolophura sinensis isolate JHLJ2023 chromosome 7, CUHK_Ljap_v2, whole genome shotgun sequence:
- the LOC135471139 gene encoding ceramide kinase-like isoform X2, producing MATDACNETILQTSLEIEGKASVVTLTKTHLSWEPSSTGKTSDLLTTEPLFRTNSRSVELREIIAVHVEKAQTSETRCVHRGRSSEMCCMEMTSMHPDAFCIHHVTRQPKHKWRDRKVVFHCPDTVMCQKWIDTINNLLNSSELNRPKHLLVFVNPYGGKRKGPKIYREKVAPLFELAGITTDVIITEHANHAKDHIRDTDLTKVDGLICVGGDGMFSELLNGLLTHTEQDLGIAQTPDHRPVTPSVRIGIIPAGSTDTVVYSTTGTNDPVTSALHIITGDSIGIDVTGVFHRNQFITYNVSMLAYGYYGDVLVDSEQHRWMGPKRYDWCGFKKFMSNKWYEGEVTFRVSPNSDSNPRDGTRCWAGCKICKESKENLSDTSPASTEDGAKDTAGWQTVKGRFVGINSFVMSCKCGKSPEGVSPCCHLGDGCADLTIINHCSRANYGRHLYRCMVKKADQFDLSFIQVYRVREFTFRPLPEGADENSETENPPENAQQTTDFTPLRQQHHSVWNCDGELVQYPDITVKIYCQLVNIFARGIEEPMGKEAIQSGSSA from the exons ATGGCGACGGACGCCTGTAACGAAACCATCTTACAAACGTCTTTGGAGATAGAAGGAAAGGCCAGTGTTGTTACATTAACGAAAACTCACCTCAGTTGGGAACCTTCATCTACGGGTAAAACGTCCGATCTCCTGACCACTGAGCCTTTGTTTA GAACTAACAGTCGTTCTGTCGAACTCCGAGAAATTATTGCTGTACATGTGGAGAAGGCCCAGACCAGTGAAACACGATGTGTCCACAGAGGCCGAAGTTCAGAAATGTGTTGCATGGAAATGACGTCCATGCATCCAGATGCTTTCTGCATTCACCATGTGACTCGTCAGCCCAAACATAAGTGGAGGGACCGAAAGGTTGTCTTCCACTGCCCAGACACAGTTATGTGCCAGAAGTGGATAGACACAATTAATAACTTACTCAACTCATCAG AATTGAACAGACCCAAGCACCTTCTTGTTTTTGTGAACCCATACGGTGGAAAAAGAAAAGGTCCCAAAATATATAGAGAAAAAGTGGCACCATTGTTTGAGTTGGCTGGAATAACTACAGATGTGATAA tcacagAACATGCAAACCATGCTAAAGACCATATACGTGACACCGATCTCACCAAAGTTGATGG TCTCATATGTGTGGGCGGTGATGGGATGTTTTCTGAGCTGTTAAATGGCCTCCTGACCCATACAGAGCAGGACTTGGGCATTGCTCAAACCCCTGACCACAGGCCAGTCACACCCTCTGTCAGGATCGGCATCATTCCTGCTG GTTCCACAGACACTGTTGTGTACAGTACCACAGGGACCAATGATCCTGTGACTTCAGCCCTTCATATTATTACAG GTGACAGTATAGGTATTGATGTGACAGGTGTGTTTCACAGGAACCAATTTATCACATACAATGTGTCTATGTTGGCCTATGGTTATTACGGTGATGTTTTGGTGGACAGTGAACAACACCGGTGGATGGGACCCAAGAGATATGATTGGTGTG GGTTTAAGAAATTTATGTCAAATAAGTGGTATGAGGGAGAGGTGACATTTCGTGTGAGCCCCAACTCTGACAGTAATCCAAGAGATGGAACAAGATGCTGGGCAGG GTGCAAAATTTGTAAAGAGTCCAAAGAGAATCTCAGTGATACCTCACCAGCCAGTACTGAAGATGGAGCTAAGG ATACCGCTGGCTGGCAAACAGTGAAAGGTCGTTTTGTTGGCATTAACTCATTTGTGATGAGCTGTAAATGTGGGAAGAGCCCCGAAGGTGTCTCTCCATGCTGCCACCTTGGTGATGGATGTGCTGACCTCACTATTATCAATCACTGTTCAAGGGCTAACTACGGCCGACATTTGTATCGGTGCATGGTGAAAAAAGCCGACCAG TTCgatttatcatttattcaagtgtatCGTGTGCGGGAGTTTACATTCCGCCCTTTGCCCGAGGGTGCTGACGAAAACAGTGAAACCGAGAATCCTCCAGAAAATGCTCAGCAAACGACGGACTTCACTCCACTAAGACAACAACATCACAGCGTGTGGAATTGTGATGGGGAATTAGTGCAATATCCAGACATAACAGTCAA AATTTATTGTCAGTTGGTGAACATATTCGCTCGAGGAATAGAAGAGCCAATGGGGAAAGAAGCGATTCAGTCAGGATCCTCTGCTTGA
- the LOC135471139 gene encoding ceramide kinase-like isoform X1 has protein sequence MATDACNETILQTSLEIEGKASVVTLTKTHLSWEPSSTGKTSDLLTTEPLFRTNSRSVELREIIAVHVEKAQTSETRCVHRGRSSEMCCMEMTSMHPDAFCIHHVTRQPKHKWRDRKVVFHCPDTVMCQKWIDTINNLLNSSELNRPKHLLVFVNPYGGKRKGPKIYREKVAPLFELAGITTDVIITEHANHAKDHIRDTDLTKVDGLICVGGDGMFSELLNGLLTHTEQDLGIAQTPDHRPVTPSVRIGIIPAGSTDTVVYSTTGTNDPVTSALHIITGDSIGIDVTGVFHRNQFITYNVSMLAYGYYGDVLVDSEQHRWMGPKRYDWCGFKKFMSNKWYEGEVTFRVSPNSDSNPRDGTRCWAGCKICKESKENLSDTSPASTEDGAKGKQEDTAGWQTVKGRFVGINSFVMSCKCGKSPEGVSPCCHLGDGCADLTIINHCSRANYGRHLYRCMVKKADQFDLSFIQVYRVREFTFRPLPEGADENSETENPPENAQQTTDFTPLRQQHHSVWNCDGELVQYPDITVKIYCQLVNIFARGIEEPMGKEAIQSGSSA, from the exons ATGGCGACGGACGCCTGTAACGAAACCATCTTACAAACGTCTTTGGAGATAGAAGGAAAGGCCAGTGTTGTTACATTAACGAAAACTCACCTCAGTTGGGAACCTTCATCTACGGGTAAAACGTCCGATCTCCTGACCACTGAGCCTTTGTTTA GAACTAACAGTCGTTCTGTCGAACTCCGAGAAATTATTGCTGTACATGTGGAGAAGGCCCAGACCAGTGAAACACGATGTGTCCACAGAGGCCGAAGTTCAGAAATGTGTTGCATGGAAATGACGTCCATGCATCCAGATGCTTTCTGCATTCACCATGTGACTCGTCAGCCCAAACATAAGTGGAGGGACCGAAAGGTTGTCTTCCACTGCCCAGACACAGTTATGTGCCAGAAGTGGATAGACACAATTAATAACTTACTCAACTCATCAG AATTGAACAGACCCAAGCACCTTCTTGTTTTTGTGAACCCATACGGTGGAAAAAGAAAAGGTCCCAAAATATATAGAGAAAAAGTGGCACCATTGTTTGAGTTGGCTGGAATAACTACAGATGTGATAA tcacagAACATGCAAACCATGCTAAAGACCATATACGTGACACCGATCTCACCAAAGTTGATGG TCTCATATGTGTGGGCGGTGATGGGATGTTTTCTGAGCTGTTAAATGGCCTCCTGACCCATACAGAGCAGGACTTGGGCATTGCTCAAACCCCTGACCACAGGCCAGTCACACCCTCTGTCAGGATCGGCATCATTCCTGCTG GTTCCACAGACACTGTTGTGTACAGTACCACAGGGACCAATGATCCTGTGACTTCAGCCCTTCATATTATTACAG GTGACAGTATAGGTATTGATGTGACAGGTGTGTTTCACAGGAACCAATTTATCACATACAATGTGTCTATGTTGGCCTATGGTTATTACGGTGATGTTTTGGTGGACAGTGAACAACACCGGTGGATGGGACCCAAGAGATATGATTGGTGTG GGTTTAAGAAATTTATGTCAAATAAGTGGTATGAGGGAGAGGTGACATTTCGTGTGAGCCCCAACTCTGACAGTAATCCAAGAGATGGAACAAGATGCTGGGCAGG GTGCAAAATTTGTAAAGAGTCCAAAGAGAATCTCAGTGATACCTCACCAGCCAGTACTGAAGATGGAGCTAAGGGTAAACAAGAGG ATACCGCTGGCTGGCAAACAGTGAAAGGTCGTTTTGTTGGCATTAACTCATTTGTGATGAGCTGTAAATGTGGGAAGAGCCCCGAAGGTGTCTCTCCATGCTGCCACCTTGGTGATGGATGTGCTGACCTCACTATTATCAATCACTGTTCAAGGGCTAACTACGGCCGACATTTGTATCGGTGCATGGTGAAAAAAGCCGACCAG TTCgatttatcatttattcaagtgtatCGTGTGCGGGAGTTTACATTCCGCCCTTTGCCCGAGGGTGCTGACGAAAACAGTGAAACCGAGAATCCTCCAGAAAATGCTCAGCAAACGACGGACTTCACTCCACTAAGACAACAACATCACAGCGTGTGGAATTGTGATGGGGAATTAGTGCAATATCCAGACATAACAGTCAA AATTTATTGTCAGTTGGTGAACATATTCGCTCGAGGAATAGAAGAGCCAATGGGGAAAGAAGCGATTCAGTCAGGATCCTCTGCTTGA